A genomic window from Betta splendens chromosome 24, fBetSpl5.4, whole genome shotgun sequence includes:
- the rp1l1b gene encoding LOW QUALITY PROTEIN: uncharacterized protein rp1l1b (The sequence of the model RefSeq protein was modified relative to this genomic sequence to represent the inferred CDS: deleted 1 base in 1 codon), with translation MSTNNHSFQCFSAVGDEGSHKTSPSFKHHTTRLPRIPRHSAVAHRDPLDHCYLCSEHMGALDPHVSPPCYSHYRLHHPHQYVVMAPVRPEEAHAGHHHHAHHRHNKRVMLVKNSDPSFRKTIVLHRRSLRSFGLFVEEVSELMQCRVRKLCTLEGRKIDSVQSLMQCPRVLVCVGREPSHPSIVESFRKTSEDKLPKLTSKSHSNGCHEDREALMGNQRLPAKQSVQNPKVEPDRRSNRPSVSSDKSLPDGTDSPDNVDSRQPTGEAVRDEDIEKRVRINKDGSLSMEMKVRFRLHNDETIHWSTEVRKATGKTCEYVQEHTKPCFAPVSDQSYSESENISLGEQEAAFAKHLQTSEQPHCPHCCSHCQKYDIWKKGKRRASCGIQTSSSSASSHTKVSRKVVVERKRVSRSSDEHTEQVVEAETCVSAETVEYCTIRSETCSPKDNAQVTTEDDCGTKDRADVQSAQTSDREERAGSGDRDEDDDVPTSVSRTSEREDAAMTEAPPTRSSSGPKASEQPSKSIKTKASHKCQCGVSDKGQEEVEGEVRDRSSAMSVKSNASGRSNKSEDVQNTQREDGEVNRSKSAMSAHSNASNESKQAEEIIQDEEETQERPVSSTSARSENSEVMCEQNKSGDEAHEERALSSMSSKSKASVKSKVSFLLNEEQTEEESAQRTSSAMSARSCASAEENSHEAAQENEDEPGERAQSALSEKSNESHKSKASEAPPEEDECRSVHSPASSEAEDADVNLGEEDEDKETQEDQDRVPSSMSIQTNTSARSTQSKTSRPQNEENAEVETDDRPTSVLSAKSTMSKASEADVDQQSIVSDHTTEDKQAENEEGERASSATSATSIKSNVSVTSKRSESADDENAEEKREERPNSRMSVKSTQSAKSNISAKSSKSKSSNKDNDEDHEEENATQQNEESASSCKDEAEENPSCIQNDETEGRTSSAMSDKSSKMSKVSHDGSQEKNNDEEVAERAQSAMSAKSAKSNVSVISIKSKSSQVLSKANEASDEAEQEPDERPQSCASHKSAKSNISEASSESKHSENVTEDNEGRVSSVLSLKSARSNTSIKSAKSAQSNISAKSKMSKPSECEECATEQLEYMSSKSVKSVKSNASAISVKSKGSEMLSKNCDEDEEADKRSVQSVESSVSVRSNRSKCSARVAADKEEEQSEIRASSSMSVASHVSEISIKSAGKTPSVLSAKSAKSLASAKSIKSTASHGQTTRIPDDGDGGEETPGRVESALSAKTAKSNVSVRSKMSECSDENDRKQTVERVASSLSAKSVQSSVSEISIKSAERAPSAKSAKSAKSRASEKSKKSNASEASSSKTAGVDDEETQDRAQSVRSVVSASSGKLQGPGGPAEGNRCDHEENEERAPSNTSVRSAKSVKSNVSAASKKSKTSHVPSEHDTLENEVEQSENRSATSASVHSVKSGVSVSSANAKCSADRPKSTASDAPTDTSAAPDGNYDDETQDRAESVTSAKSATYAESNKSHVSAEENEERPSSVKSVKSVKSKASCVVSEHSVEAADPENKGRMSPMSAQSVTSNASSVSNKSQCCDVQNEPSSDTNEEERAASSTSSRSVRSHVSERSAESHASQLIAEDAIEHVKTPERASSALSVKSVKSHVSAKSTKSDMSEICSGLEESAEERNGEEESQKRAQSGQSVMSVRSSKSKVSDSRNTQSQRSKGAEEENSERAPSCTSNVTEASVTLKENTTKEENEDRAPSCASIKSNATAVSKKSKASETPAGNSTNMADTKEEEAAVESVKSVTSSSTKSKASKARINKDDAEDPADGSISELSVTSSLSRITTSEKKSDHRTHSAKSAKSDKSIKSSKSNKLLTPDFSAKESLDSISVRSETASEMLGRSEVPAVTVEKTEEGASTVTSLKSKSSSRSKKSTSMVKGEKSDRTKSSSSMKSDLTTKSQNSNRTDASTEEGVRSKEFEMLMSFVSAHNAEETQDANMLTSHLEEEEKEEEAAAEEGQGNKLRVIPREMSDESDLSQSLSSSDVVKEPCEIPAPSGSKPTKAKGTRNGPVTPTDIPDNKSGKSNACKHNDSDSNDFELVSSSLPNTSPTEVVNEWLRAIPGDGDMYEVEESSEAEKNGGTAEETNEKEKNDDSGAENPTDANGGVSETSAPNEDSQANAEAPNEDSDQDTTKTFHSSVQVMRVLLSPKLDRCNSLPEVSPVYGRKLSTSAKGLLDCLVKLQLIDNDPKNANEKGEKYQELMNILQSLWLCDPPENELVLKDNQQHSVDDEFIHTSSSGVDVNSGSTGSGNSSDGVKTSDGDTLQPHTSANVLRKIQEDCEEEEEEEEEEEEEEEEERRRRRRRREERRRRRRRRRREEEEEEEEEEEEEEEEEEEEEEEEEEGGGGGEHEEEGEKDQWIPEKEVEETQEDKLKDDDPATDETIQSSDSPRGLSETPPSSNKSLENDGSSQKVPGEDETEGQESPSLGERAELVKMLSQDPDPVWVLTLLAKLEKQFMTHYINAMREFKARWNLIDGAQLDVMISELETQVRKRIQISINRELKRIQGGTSLPRPPKEAMSRASTTQTEERRRRLKAMLKQSADPPPDNSEDSATGTSYSDQRSENDDCPCDSCVRKPKPPPSAEVMNIAPSIVDFDLKSILTMTYNDVEHAQAADTERNTETTAASAVVGTAVTDLEEDQIQQAFEDVDEKEAEYVGTEEGSENNEEELSAQIVSEDTNVDICHVEDEVVSAENEEIVENMEAREDEEVEQDQSEGNCLEASADTSGAVLESAGAETATELTSDTEKDVMEVEDERNEEEAEVGVEVGASENEPEEAEEKSEATPAENQSDEEEAEGAGTVENEEEVPVTEAEEETTEHEVADDKVDVITGGKDEDDTPADASEEEEMVVTSGDEVKEEFLDAADDGASTSNHKSDEEEDEEAAIEGEALASACTNGSAEEKDDPTTAHDSSEEHDEEATTEDEIVERNEAIAATSEDEEENVVATTENESENDKEVEEEQEQEAVDSGEETGSADHGTGNEDEPAEEKCASEDGAVPENEHVPEKEEPEEEAAEEETGSDDEEPAATSAEESDINTTAAKDGHGETDTEGETAEGKEIISEDEEAEGDVTAENTSVAGTSDNESNKEEDGDDAKDAVTTEDETAEEEGDAVATEKDTDEEDQEFVESTHTENKNAAEESEDESDKGEAEQAEEDDNGEQTPATNDEDETAEEPDVVGDEDPSKATAETTTATEKDTDDVSEEAADDTNAASTEDEPEQHEAVAEEMDTAASTDEADGTSGAEEEEEGVSAAEHESAEEEIPATTGNESESDQHGPTEEETDDEKVIAATSEDDIKEATDTTGHEDMEEEEEEDPEVTTNDEETADENGKEVVATDDDDATEQEKSGQEEISEVVASNQEGEEETTEAGEEAEADPESAGEASSKDATESECEGDAENNATTDENEAAGEEETSKVTSESGDEEENETGGETGASEGVAGSDVSRVETLKEGETTGDESEEDEATGEDEGNETEERETERSAGESAVEELRGAQDLREESTGEDDEVSVRELTNDEAEDLDEVVELRPEEDVGVEDISEDGGTETGVRDGRHGNAKDNADASEKEEEETEAPSEDCRGFLGDEEDEAEEDSDRGRTDEDEERDFVPSRREKPAAANRAAEEAALVPLDALTNVESEDGAYADVEDSETETNGQDDVTSLEWKVTKA, from the exons ATGTCCACCAACAACCACAGCTTCCAGTGCTTCAGCGCCGTGGGAGATGAAGGCTCACATAAGACTTCCCCGTCCTTCAAGCACCACACCACCCGCCTCCCCAGGATCCCCCGTCACAGCGCGGTGGCCCACCGGGACCCGCTGGACCACTGCTACCTCTGCTCCGAGCACATGGGAGCTCTGGACCCTCACGTCTCACCCCCGTGTTACTCACACTATCGCCTCCATCACCCACACCAGTATGTCGTCATGGCGCCGGTCAGGCCCGAGGAGGCTCACGcgggccaccaccaccacgctcATCACAGGCACAACAAGAGGGTGATGCTGGTGAAGAACAGCGACCCCTCGTTCAGGAAGACCATCGTCCTGCACCGCCGGAGTCTCCGCAGCTTCGGGCTCTTCGTGGAGGAGGTTTCTGAGCTCATGCAGTGCCGCGTTAGGAAGCTGTGCACTCTGGAGGGCCGCAAG ATTGACAGCGTTCAGAGTCTCATGCAGTGCCCCCGTGTTCTTGTCTGTGTGGGCCGTGAGCCTTCACACCCTTCCATCGTGGAGAGTTTTCGGAAAACGTCCGAGGACAAACTTCCGAAGTTAACTTCGAAGTCTCACTCCAACGGATGCCACGAAGACCGTGAGG CATTGATGGGAAACCAACGACTTCCAGCAAAGCAAAGCGTCCAAAACCCCAAAGTGGAACCTGACAGGAGGTCGAACAGACCGTCTGTGTCATCTGACAAGTCCTTACCAGATGGGACTGATTCTCCAGACAATGTGGATTCACGTCAACCCACTGGCGAAGCAGTGCGAGATGAGGACATAGAGAAAAGGGTTCGCATCAATAAAGATGGCAGCTTGTCTATGGAAATGAAAGTGCGATTTCGGCTACATAATGATGAAACGATACACTGGTCGACAGAAGTAAGAAAGGCAACAGGCAAGACCTGTGAGTACGTCCAAGAACACACAAAGCCCTGTTTTGCACCTGTTAGCGATCAAAGTTATTCAGAGTCAGAAAACATTTCACTCGGTGAACAAGAGGCAGCCTTCGCCAAGCACCTTCaaacatcagagcagcctcactGTCCTCACTGCTGCAGTCACTGCCAGAAGTATGACATTTGGAAAAAAGGGAAACGCAGAGCAAGTTGCGGCATTCAAACCTCCAGCTCAAGTGCATCCTCACATACGAAGGTCTCTAGAAAAGTGGTGGTTGAAAGGAAAAGGGTGTCTCGATCGAGCGATgaacacacagagcaggtgGTGGAGGCAGAAACCTGCGTGTCGGCTGAAACTGTGGAGTACTGCACCATCAGGAGTGAGACCTGTTCGCCAAAGGACAACGCACAGGTCACCACCGAGGACGACTGCGGCACAAAGGATCGGGCCGATGTCCAAAGCGCTCAAACGTCGGACCGAGAAGAACGGGCAGGATCTGGTGACCGCGATGAGGATGACGACGTCCCGACCAGTGTATCGAGAACATCTGAGAGAGAAGACGCGGCGATGACGGAGGCACCACCCACGCGGTCGTCCTCAGGCCCCAAAGCTTCAGAGCAACCTAGCAagtcaatcaaaacaaaagcttcacATAAGTGTCAATGCGGAGTTTCTGACAAGGGCCAAGAGGAAGTAGAAGGTGAGGTACGAGACCGATCAAGTGCCATGTCCGTCAAATCCAATGCCTCTGGCAGATCAAACAAGTCTGAAGATGTACAGAACACACAGCGTGAGGATGGAGAAGTGAACCGATCAAAAAGTGCCATGTCAGCTCATTCAAATGCCTCGAATGAATCCAAACAGGCTGAAGAAATAATccaggatgaagaggaaacaCAAGAAAGACCAGTAAGCAGCACATCCGCTAGATCTGAAAACTCCGAAGTGATGTGTGAGCAAAACAAATCAGGGGATGAGGCGCACGAAGAAAGAGCTTTAAGTTCAATGTCATCAAAATCCAAAGCATCTGTTAAATCAAAGGTCTCGTTTCTCCTAAACGAGGAACAAACTGAGGAGGAATCGGCGCAAAGGACTTCCAGTGCCATGTCAGCCAGGTCATGCGCATCTGCAGAGGAAAACAGCCATGAAGCAGCTCAAGAAAATGAGGATGAACCTGGGGAGAGAGCACAAAGTGCACTGTCAGAGAAGTCGAATGAGTCACATAAGTCTAAAGCATCTGAAGCTCCACCTGAAGAAGATGAGTGTAGATCTGTGCATTCGCCCGCGTCATCAGAGGCAGAAGATGCAGATGTAAATTTGGGGGAAGAAGACGAAGACAAAGAAACTCAAGAAGATCAAGACAGAGTGCCAAGTTCCATGTCAATCCAAACCAACACCTCTGCAAGATCAACACAATCAAAAACATCTAGACCTCAGAATGAGGAAAATGCTGAAGTAGAAACTGACGACAGACCGACCAGCGTCCTGTCTGCAAAATCTACCATGTCAAAAGCCTCTGAAGCGGATGTTGACCAGCAGTCAATCGTTTCTGATCATACAACAGAGGACAAACAGGCTGAAAATGAAGAGGGTGAAAGGGCATCAAGTGCAACGTCAGCTACGTCTATCAAGTCAAATGTATCTGTAACATCCAAGAGGTCTGAAAGTGCAGATGATGAAAATGCTGaagagaaaagggaagaaagaCCAAACAGCAGAATGTCAGTGAAATCAACGCAGTCAGCCAAGTCCAATATTTCTGCAAAATCAAGCAAATCCAAATCATCTAACAAGGACAATGACGAAGATCATGAAGAAGAAAATGCAACGCAACAAAATGAAGAGAGTGCATCAAGCTGTAAGGATGAGGCTGAAGAAAATCCAAGCTGCATCCAGAATGATGAAACCGAAGGAAGAACATCCAGCGCCATGTCTGACAAATCGTCTAAAATGTCCAAAGTCTCTCACGACGGGtctcaggaaaaaaacaacGATGAAGAAGTTGCAGAAAGAGCTCAGAGTGCAATGTCGGCAAAATCTGCCAAGTCAAACGTCTCTGTTATCTCCATTAAATCCAAATCTTCTCAAGTTCTCTCCAAAGCTAATGAAGCATCAGATGAAGCAGAACAGGAACCTGACGAGAGACCACAGAGCTGCGCGTCACATAAATCAGCCAAGTCAAACATCTCAGAAGCATCAAGTGAATCAAAGCACAGTGAAAATGTCACTGAAGACAATGAAGGCAGGGTTTCTAGCGTGCTGTCGCTTAAATCTGCACGTTCGAATACGTCAATCAAATCTGCCAAATCAGCACAATCCAATATTTCTGCCAAATCTAAAATGTCAAAGCCCAGTGAGTGTGAAGAATGTGCTACAGAACAGCTGGAGTACATGTCATCCAAATCTGTTAAGTCTGTAAAGTCCAACGCTTCCGCCATATCTGTGAAATCAAAAGGTTCTGAAATGCTTTCGAAAAactgtgatgaagatgaggaggctgACAAAAGGTCAGTCCAGTCCGTTGAGTCAAGTGTTTCTGTCAGGTCCAATAGGTCTAAATGTTCTGCTCGTGTAGCAGCCGATaaagaagaggagcagagcgagATACGTGCATCGAGCAGCATGTCAGTAGCGTCACATGTTTCTGAGATATCCATAAAATCTGCCGGCAAGACACCAAGTGTCCTGTCAGCTAAATCTGCAAAGTCACTGGCCTCCGCAAAATCCATCAAATCCACTGCCTCTCATGGTCAAACTACTAGGATTCCTGATGACGGTGATGGTGGAGAGGAAACTCCAGGAAGAGTGGAAAGTGCATTGTCAGCAAAAACTGCAAAGTCCAACGTCTCTGTAAGATCCAAAATGTCAGAATGTTCAGATGAAAATGATAGGAAGCAAACTGTAGAAAGAGTTGCAAGCAGCTTGTCCGCTAAGTCTGTCCAGTCCAGTGTTTCAGAAATATCCATTAAGTCTGCAGAAAGAGCACCTAGTGCTAAATCGGCTAAGTCAGCAAAATCTCGTGCTTCTGAAAAATCTAAAAAATCAAACGCCTCTGAAGCTTCTTCTAGCAAAACTGCTGGAGTTGATGATGAGGAAACTCAGGACAGAGCGCAAAGTGTAAGATCAGTGGTTTCTGCATCATCTGGTAAGTTACAGGGGCCGGGTGGCCCAGCTGAAGGAAACAGATGCGATCATGAGGAAAACGAGGAGCGAGCTCCAAGTAACACGTCTGTCAGATCAGCGAAATCCGTCAAGTCAAATGTTTCAGCGGCATCTAAGAAATCCAAAACTTCACACGTTCCCTCAGAGCACGATACGTTGGAAAATGAAGTggaacaaagtgaaaacagatcTGCAACTTCAGCGTCAGTCCATTCAGTCAAATCAGGTGTTTCTGTGAGCTCAGCAAATGCCAAATGTTCTGCTGACAGACCTAAGTCGACTGCATCCGATGCTCCCACTGACACCAGTGCTGCTCCTGATGGAAATTATGACGACGAAACTCAAGACAGAGCAGAAAGCGTAACGTCTGCAAAGTCAGCCACCTATGCAGAATCAAATAAGTCACATGTTTCGGCTGAGGAGAACGAGGAAAGACCTTCAAGCGTCAAGTCAGTGAAATCAGTGAAGTCAAAAGCCTCATGTGTCGTGTCTGAACACAGCGTGGAAGCTGCTGATCCCGAGAACAAAGGCAGAATGAGCCCAATGTCAGCTCAGTCTGTTACATCCAATGCTTCTTCCGTATCGAACAAATCACAATGTTGTGACGTCCAAAATGAACCCAGCTCTGacaccaacgaagaagaaaGAGCAGCAAGCAGTACGTCATCCAGATCAGTCCGCTCACATGTTTCTGAAAGATCTGCTGAGTCTCATGCCTCTCAGCTCATCGCTGAAGATGCGATTGAACATGTGAAAACCCCAGAGAGAGCATCTAGTGCCTTGTCAGTTAAGTCTGTGAAGTCACATGTTTCTGCAAAATCTACTAAATCAGACATGTCTGAAATTTGTTCCGGACTGGAAGAAAGCGCAGAGGAAAGAAACGGTGAAGAGGAAAGTCAGAAGAGAGCTCAGAGTGGACAGTCAGTCATGTCTGTCAGATCCAGCAAATCTAAAGTCTCAGACTCAAGAAACACACAGTCCCAAAGGTCAAAAGGTGCTGAAGAGGAAAATTCAGAGAGAGCACCAAGTTGCACCTCAAATGTCACTGAAGCATCTGTCACTCTCAAAGAAAATACTAcaaaggaggagaacgaggaccGTGCCCCGAGCTGTGCTTCCATCAAGTCAAATGCCACAGCTGTATCAAAGAAATCAAAAGCTTCTGAGACTCCTGCTGGAAACAGCACAAACATGGCTGAcactaaagaagaagaagcagctgtcGAGTCAGTTAAGTCGGTGACGTCATCATCCACAAAATCAAAAGCATCAAAAGCAAGAATTAATAAAGACGATGCTGAAGACCCAGCAGATGGGTCAATCAGCGAGTTGTCTGTGACGTCCAGTCTTTCTAGAATCACCACCAGTGAAAAGAAATCTGACCACAGGACACATAGTGCCAAGTCAGCAAAATCAGACAAATCTATTAAATCATCAAAATCAAACAAATTACTAACACCTGACTTCTCAGCTAAAGAAAGTTTAGATTCTATATCAGTGAGATCGGAGACTGCATCTGAAATGTTAGGAAGGTCTGAAGTTCCTGCTGTGACTGTTGAGAAAACAGAAGAAGGGGCATCGACAGTCACGTCATTGAAGTCCAAGTCTTCATCACGTTCAAAAAAGTCAACATCCATggtgaaaggagaaaaaagtgATCGGACCAAGAGTTCTTCATCAATGAAGTCAGATCTCACTACAAAATCTCAAAACTCCAACCGAACTGATGCTTCCACTGAAGAAGGTGTGAGAAGCAAAGAGTTTGAAATGCTGATGTCCTTCGTTTCTGCACACAACGCAGAGGAGACTCAGGACGCCAACATGCTAACATCTCAtttagaggaggaagagaaagaagaagaggcagcagcggaggagggacAGGGAAATAAATTAAGGGTGATTCCCCGTGAAATGTCGGACGAAAGCGATTTGTCACAGAGCCTGTCCAGCTCTGACGTCGTCAAAGAGCCGTGTGAGATTCCAGCGCCTAGTGGGTCAAAACCTACTAAGGCTAAAGGAACGAGGAACGGTCCAGTGACACCTACGGACATCCCCGATAACAAAAGTGGCAAAAGCAACGCGTGCAAACACAATGACTCCGATTCGAATGACTTTGAGCTGGTGTCGTCCAGTCTCCCCAACACATCCCCTACCGAGGTTGTGAATGAGTGGCTCAGGGCCATACCGGGGGACGGAGACATGTACGAGGTGGAGGAATCCAGCGAGGCAGAAAAAAACGGAGGCACAGCCGAGGAAACGAACGAGAAGGAAAAGAACGACGACTCTGGGGCCGAGAACCCAACAGACGCCAATGGGGGGGTTTCTGAAACCAGTGCCCCCAACGAGGACAGTCAAGCAAACGCAGAGGCACCGAATGAAGACAGCGACCAAGACACCACAAAAACTTTCCACTCCTCTGTGCAGGTGATGAGAGTACTTTTAAGTCCAAAGCTTGACAGATGTAACAGTTTGCCAGAGGTTTCTCCAGTTTACGGGCGTAAACTAAGCACATCAGCTAAAGGCCTCCTAGACTGTCTTGTGAAGTTGCAGCTGATAGACAATGATcctaaaaatgcaaatgaaaaggGTGAAAAGTACCAAGAACTAATGAACATTCTTCAATCTCTTTGGCTTTGTGATCCTCCAGAAAACGAGCTGGTCCTAAAGGACAATCAGCAGCACTCTGTGGACGATGAGTTCATTCATACGTCATCCTCTGGCGTGGACGTCAATAGTGGCTCCACTGGCTCTGGCAATAGTAGCGACGGAGTGAAAACTAGTGATGGTGACACACTGCAACCACACACCAGCGCAAATGTTTTAAGGAAAATTCAAGAAGactgtgaagaagaagaagaagaagaagaagaagaagaagaagaagaagaagaagaaagaagaagaagaagaagaagaagagaagaaagaagaagaagaagaagaagaagaagaaga gaagaagaagaagaagaagaagaagaagaagaagaagaagaagaagaagaagaagaagaagaagaagaagaagaagaaggaggaggaggaggagaacacgaagaagaaggagaaaaagatCAATGGATACCTGAAAAAGAAGTAGAAGAAACGCAGGAAGACAAGCTAAAGGACGATGACCCAGCAACAGATGAAACAATCCAAAGCAGTGACAGTCCCAGAGGCCTGTCTGAAACACCCCCGTCATCAAACAAAAGCTTAGAGAACGACGGCAGCAGCCAAAAGGTTCCAGGAGAAGATGAAACAGAGGGTCAGGAGAGTCCTTCCCTTGGTGAACGAGCAGAATTGGTCAAAATGCTTTCTCAAGATCCGGATCCTGTTTGGGTGTTAACCTTATTAGCCAAACTAGAAAAGCAGTTCATGACACATTACATCAACGCAATGAGGGAGTTCAAAGCCCGGTGGAACCTGATTGACGGTGCACAGCTGGACGTGATGATAAGTGAACTTGAAACCCAGGTCCGCAAGAGGATCCAGATAAGCATAAACAGGGAGCTGAAGAGGATCCAAGGGGGAACTAGCCTCCCGAGGCCCCCCAAGGAAGCCATGTCCCGAGCATCAACGACccaaacagaggagaggagacggagacTGAAGGCTATGCTCAAACAATCAGCTGATCCACCACCAGACAACAGTGAGGACTCTGCAACAGGGACATCGTACAGTGACCAACGCAGCGAGAACGACGACTGTCCATGTGACTCCTGCGTTAGGAAACCAAAGCCCCCACCTTCTGCAGAAGTTATGAATATTGCACCTAGTATAGTGGACTTTGACCTAAAAAGTATTCTAACAATGACGTACAACGATGTGGAGCATGCACAAGCAGCTGACACCGAACGCAACACTGAAACCACAGCGGCATCAGCGGTTGTAGGAACAGCCGTGACAGATCTGGAGGAGGATCAGATCCAGCAAGCCTTTGAAGATGTAGATGAAAAGGAAGCAGAGTATGTGGGTACAGAAGAAGGGTCAGAAAACAATGAAGAAGAATTAAGTGCACAGATTGTTTCTGAAGATACAAATGTAGATATATGTCATGTGGAAGATGAAGTGGTTTCTGCTGAAAATGAAGAGATAGTGGAGAATATGGAGGCACGAGAGGACGAGGAAGTGGAACAGGATCAGTCAGAAGGAAACTGTCTGGAAGCATCTGCAGACACATCTGGAGCCGTGTTAGAGTCTGCAGGCGCAGAAACCGCAACAGAACTCACCTCTGACACAGAGAAAGACGTCATGGAAGTGGAGGATGAGAGAAATGAGGAAGAGGCAGAGGTTGGCGTGGAAGTCGGTGCAAGTGAGAACGaacctgaggaagcagaggagaaatCTGAGGCAACACCAGCTGAAAACCAATCTGACGaagaagaggcagagggagcaggAACAGTTGAAAATGAGGAAGAGGTTCCTGTcacagaagctgaagaagaaacaACTGAACACGAGGTTGCTGATGATAAGGTGGATGTTATCACAGGTGGCAAAGATGAGGACGATACCCCTGCAGACGcaagtgaggaggaagagatggtTGTCACCAGTGGAGATGAAGTGAAGGAAGAATTTCTGGACGCAGCTGATGACGGAGCATCCACTAGTAACCACAAGTCTGacgaagaggaagatgaggaagcagCGATTGAGGGTGAAGCGCTCGCTTCCGCGTGCACCAATGGTTCTGCAGAAGAGAAGGATGATCCGACCACAGCTCATGACTCATCGGAGGAACACGACGAAGAAGCGACGACCGAAGATGAGATTGTTGAAAGAAACGAAGCAATCGCTGCCACAagtgaagatgaagaggaaaatgTAGTGGCAACAACTGAAAATGAATCGGAAAATGAcaaagaagtagaagaagaacaagaacaagaagctGTGGACAGCGGAGAGGAGACCGGCTCTGCAGATCATGGGACTGGAAATGAAGATGAACCTGCAGAGGAGAAATGTGCTTCAGAGGACGGAGCAGTACCTGAAAATGAGCATGTCCCAGAAAAAGAAGAGCCCGaagaagaggctgcagaagaagagacaGGCTCTGATGACGAAGAGCCTGCTGCCACAAGTGCTGAAGAGTCTGACATCAACACAACTGCAGCAAAAGATGGGCATGGAGAAACAGACACTGAAGGTGAGACGGCCGAAGGAAAGGAAATCATaagcgaggatgaggaggctgaAGGTGATGTCACTGCAGAAAACACGTCTGTGGCAGGTACGAGTGACAACGAatcaaacaaagaagaagatgGTGACGATGCAAAAGATGCCGTAACAACCGAAGATGAAACCGCTGAGGAGGAAGGCGATGCCGTTGCAACTGAGAAGGACACGGATGAGGAAGATCAAGAGTTTGTCGAATCCACCCACACTGAGAACAAAAATGCTGCAGAAGAGTCTGAGGATGAGTCTGACAAAGGTGAAGCCGAACAAGCGGAGGAGGACGACAATGGAGAACAGACTCCTGCCACAAACGATGAAGATGAAACAGCCGAGGAGCCCGATGTCGTTGGTGACGAAGATCCAAGCAAGGCAACTGCAGAAACGACGACTGCTACTGAAAAAGACACGGACGACGTAAGTGAAGAGGCTGCAGACGACACCAACGCAGCCTCGACCGAAGACGAACCCGAGCAGCACGAAGCCGTGGCAGAAGAGATGGACACAGCAGCAAGTACAGATGAAGCAGATGGGACCAGCggagcagaagaggaggaggagggcgtaTCGGCAGCTGAACATGAATCCGCAGAGGAAGAGATTCCAGCCACCACTGGGAATGAGTCGGAATCAGATCAACACGGACccacggaggaggagactgaTGATGAGAAGGTGATCGCTGCCACGAGTGAAGATGACATAAAGGAAGCCACCGATACAACTGGACATGAAGacatggaggaagaagaagaagaagacccggAGGTCACCACAAATGATGAAGAAACCGCAGACGAGAACGGAAAGGAGGTCGTCGCCACGGACGACGACGATGCCACGGAGCAGGAGAAGTCAGGCCAGGAGGAAATCAGTGAAGTCGTGGCGTCGAAccaagagggagaggaagaaaccaCAGAAGCTGGCgaagaggctgaggctgatccTGAATCTGCAGGAGAGGCAAGCTCCAAAGACGCAACTGAGAGTGAATGTGAGGGAGACGCGGAGAACAATGCAACAACAGATGAAAACGAGGCCGCGGGAGAAGAAGAGACTTCGAAGGTGACCAGTGAGTCAGGAGACGAAGAAGAGAATGAGactggaggagaaacaggagcgtCTGAGGGAGTCGCAGGAAGCGACGTATCCCGAGTAGAGACGCTGAAAGAAGGCGAGACAACGGGAGACGAGTCGGAGGAGGATGAGGCAACAGGTGAAGACGAGGGCAACGAGACAGAGGAACGTGAGACAGAACGGTCTGCAGGGGAATCTGCAgtggaggagctcagaggagcCCAAGACCTGAGGGAGGAGTCCACGGGAGAAGACGACGAGGTTTCAGTCAGAGAACTCACTAACGACGAAGCAGAAGATCTCGATgaggtggtggagctgaggCCGGAGGAGGATGTGGGTGTGGAGGACATATCGGAAGATGGAGGGACCGAGACAGGTGTGAGAGACGGTCGCCACGGTAACGCTAAGGACAACGCCGACGCCTccgagaaggaggaagaggaaaccgaGGCGCCCAGCGAGGACTGCAGGGGATTCCTGGGAGACGAAGAggacgaggcagaggaggattcGGACCGGGGGAGAACAGACGAGGACGAAGAGAGAGACTTTGTCCCGAGCAGGAGAGAAAAACCGGCGGCGGCGAACCGGGCGGCCGAGGAAGCGGCGCTGGTGCCACTGGACGCCTTGACCAACGTGGAGTCTGAGGACGGGGCTTACGCCGACGTCGAGGACTCGGAGACCGAAACCAACGGCCAGGATGACGTCACGAGCCTCGAGTGGAAGGTGACGAAAGCGTAA